One Nocardioides aromaticivorans genomic window carries:
- a CDS encoding cytochrome ubiquinol oxidase subunit I, protein MLTPDVVTATLAHASQVASQVASQVAGRIAAEAEPAGLLPAREQMALSLGWHIILACFGVAFPAMIFVMHLRGIRKDDPVALGLAQRWAKVSAVLFAIGAVSGTVLSFEMGVLWPGLMGTYGDVLGLPFAFEGLAFFLEAIFLGIYLYGWNRMPPKRHVLMVLPMAVTGIIGAYCVLAVNAWMNVPTGFRIVDGEVTDVEPWKVLFNGHAFLQFAHMWVGAYMLAGFSVAGVYAVGMLRGRRDAHHRLGFMVPFVFASVAAVTQPFVGHVLGFGLDERQPAKLAAFELAETTESPSPLRLGGVLVDGEVKGSIDIPYLGSLIAMNSPDKPVSGLDTIPEEDHPPVNMTHLAFQTMVGIGTLLAAVVAFFWVQRRRGRDLLEKRWFLRFAAVAGPLAVVALEAGWIATEVGRQPWIVYDVMRTTDAVGDYTASLWWLLGISTVVYTGMTVGAVVVLRSMARRWREGAVDLPSPYAPATATPGEGERR, encoded by the coding sequence GTGCTGACCCCCGACGTCGTCACCGCCACCCTCGCCCACGCCAGCCAGGTCGCCAGCCAGGTCGCCAGCCAGGTCGCCGGCCGGATCGCCGCCGAGGCCGAGCCCGCCGGCCTGCTCCCGGCCCGCGAGCAGATGGCGCTCTCGCTCGGCTGGCACATCATCCTGGCCTGCTTCGGCGTCGCGTTCCCCGCGATGATCTTCGTGATGCACCTGCGCGGCATCCGCAAGGACGACCCGGTCGCCCTCGGCCTGGCGCAGCGCTGGGCGAAGGTGTCGGCGGTGCTCTTCGCGATCGGCGCCGTCTCCGGCACGGTCCTCAGCTTCGAGATGGGCGTGCTGTGGCCCGGCCTGATGGGGACGTACGGCGACGTGCTCGGCCTGCCCTTCGCATTCGAGGGGCTCGCGTTCTTCCTCGAGGCGATCTTCCTCGGCATCTACCTCTACGGCTGGAACCGGATGCCCCCGAAGCGGCACGTGCTGATGGTGCTGCCGATGGCGGTCACCGGGATCATCGGCGCCTACTGCGTGCTCGCGGTCAACGCCTGGATGAACGTGCCGACCGGCTTCCGGATCGTCGACGGCGAGGTGACCGACGTCGAGCCGTGGAAGGTGCTCTTCAACGGCCACGCCTTCCTGCAGTTCGCGCACATGTGGGTCGGCGCCTACATGCTGGCCGGCTTCTCCGTCGCCGGCGTGTACGCCGTCGGCATGCTCCGCGGCCGCCGCGACGCCCACCACCGGCTGGGCTTCATGGTGCCGTTCGTGTTCGCCTCGGTCGCGGCCGTCACCCAGCCGTTCGTCGGGCACGTGCTCGGCTTCGGCCTCGACGAGCGCCAGCCGGCGAAGCTGGCGGCGTTCGAGCTCGCCGAGACCACCGAGAGCCCGTCGCCGCTGCGGCTCGGGGGAGTGCTGGTCGACGGCGAGGTGAAGGGCTCGATCGACATCCCCTACCTGGGCTCCCTGATCGCGATGAACTCGCCCGACAAGCCGGTGTCCGGCCTCGACACGATCCCCGAGGAGGACCACCCGCCGGTCAACATGACCCACCTGGCCTTCCAGACGATGGTCGGCATCGGCACCCTCCTCGCGGCCGTCGTCGCGTTCTTCTGGGTGCAGCGCCGGCGGGGCCGCGACCTGCTCGAGAAGCGGTGGTTCCTGCGCTTCGCCGCGGTCGCCGGCCCGCTCGCGGTGGTCGCGCTCGAGGCGGGCTGGATCGCGACCGAGGTCGGCCGCCAGCCCTGGATCGTGTATGACGTCATGCGCACCACCGACGCGGTCGGCGACTACACCGCCAGCCTGTGGTGGCTGCTCGGCATCAGCACGGTGGTCTACACCGGCATGACCGTGGGCGCGGTCGTCGTACTCCGGTCGATGGCCCGGCGCTGGCGGGAGGGCGCGGTGGACCTGCCGAGCCCCTACGCGCCGGCCACCGCCACTCCGGGCGAGGGGGAGCGCCGATGA